GACCGCCGACCAGATCAGGGCCGCCATCACGCACCAGAGCGCGAACCGCGGCTCGGCCAGCCACGAGCGCTCCAGGGTGGACAGGCCGATCCGGTCGAGGAAGCCGTTGAGCAGCCCGCTGTTGGGCGTGTACACGAACTGCCACAGCACGGCGATGATGGCGACGGAGAGCAACTGCGGGAAGAAGTAGAGCACCCGGTAGGCCCGCAGGAGGCGGCTGCCCCGGGTCGAGGTGGCGAAGAAGAGGGCGAGCGCGATGGTGACCAGCGGCACGACCACGAGCATCAGGCCGTTGTGGCGCAGCGCCGACAGGAACAGCGGGTCACTCCACAGCCGGGTGAAGTTGTCCAAGCCGACGATGTTCACGTCGCTGGAGACGCCGTTGAAGTCGGTGAAGGCCAGGTAGAACGCCTGCGCGTACGGCGACACGACGAAGACTGCGTACAGCAGCAGGGGCGGGATCATCGCCCCGGCCAGAAACCGGTACCGGCCGTGTCGCATGGTCACCCTCCCGCGCTCAGCGCTTGTG
The window above is part of the Phytohabitans houttuyneae genome. Proteins encoded here:
- a CDS encoding carbohydrate ABC transporter permease, which produces MRHGRYRFLAGAMIPPLLLYAVFVVSPYAQAFYLAFTDFNGVSSDVNIVGLDNFTRLWSDPLFLSALRHNGLMLVVVPLVTIALALFFATSTRGSRLLRAYRVLYFFPQLLSVAIIAVLWQFVYTPNSGLLNGFLDRIGLSTLERSWLAEPRFALWCVMAALIWSAVGFYVVLFAAAIESIPADITEAALIDGAGAFTLFWRITLPLVWDSVQVAFVYLGIIALDGFALVQIMTVGPGGPDNSTEVMGLSLYRNAFTYGKYGYASAMGVALFFLTLTLTVLMLRVTRRERVEMA